The Deinococcota bacterium genome contains a region encoding:
- a CDS encoding sugar phosphate isomerase/epimerase: MARPVTLFTGQWADLPLDDLAPLAKEMGYDGLELACWGDHFEVDKALADEGYLQSRHDILERHGLSCYAISNHLVGQCVCDQPIDERHQGILPARLWGDGEGEGVRARAAEEMKNTARAAAKLGVKVVNGFTGSSIWHSIYAFPPTNQDYWERGFRDFAERWGPILDAFEEVDVNFALEVHPTEIAFDIASAERALEAVGRHRRFGFNYDPSHLGYQGVDYVKFIRVFHDRIYHAHMKDAWWGHGDGAVGVFGGHASFGDPRRYWDFRSVGRGDIRFEEVIVALNDIGYDGPLSIEWEDGRMDRVHGATESAAFVRKLDFAPSATAFDAAFETR; the protein is encoded by the coding sequence ATGGCACGACCCGTCACCCTGTTCACCGGCCAGTGGGCCGACCTGCCCCTCGACGACCTCGCGCCCCTCGCCAAGGAGATGGGCTACGACGGCCTCGAGCTCGCCTGCTGGGGCGATCACTTCGAGGTAGACAAGGCGCTAGCGGACGAGGGCTATCTTCAGTCCCGGCACGATATTTTGGAAAGACACGGCCTTAGCTGCTACGCCATCAGCAACCATCTGGTCGGCCAGTGCGTCTGCGACCAGCCTATCGACGAACGCCACCAAGGCATCTTGCCCGCACGCCTCTGGGGCGACGGCGAAGGGGAGGGCGTGAGGGCGCGCGCCGCCGAGGAGATGAAGAACACCGCCCGCGCCGCCGCCAAGCTGGGCGTCAAGGTGGTCAACGGCTTTACCGGCTCGAGCATCTGGCATTCGATCTATGCCTTTCCGCCCACGAACCAGGACTACTGGGAAAGGGGCTTCAGGGACTTCGCCGAGCGCTGGGGGCCGATTCTGGACGCCTTTGAAGAGGTAGACGTGAACTTCGCGCTCGAGGTGCACCCCACCGAGATCGCCTTCGACATCGCTTCAGCCGAGCGCGCCCTCGAGGCGGTCGGGCGGCACAGGCGCTTCGGTTTCAACTATGACCCCTCCCACCTCGGCTACCAGGGCGTCGATTACGTCAAGTTCATCCGCGTCTTTCATGACCGCATCTACCACGCGCACATGAAGGACGCCTGGTGGGGCCACGGCGACGGCGCGGTCGGCGTCTTCGGCGGGCACGCCTCCTTTGGCGATCCCAGGCGCTACTGGGACTTTAGAAGTGTCGGCCGCGGCGACATCCGCTTCGAGGAGGTGATCGTCGCCCTAAACGACATCGGCTACGACGGCCCGCTCTCCATCGAGTGGGAGGACGGCCGCATGGACCGAGTCCACGGCGCGACCGAATCGGCCGCCTTTGTGAGGAAGCTCGACTTCGCCCCCTCGGCCACCGCCTTCGACGCGGCCTTCGAAACGAGGTAG
- a CDS encoding ABC transporter permease yields MQATSSFRKTMARLDIGTYGPLLALILLFIIGGLLNPLFLSSANILNVLTRSAFIGIIAVGATFVIIAGGIDLSVGAMAAFIAGAMILVMNVAVETLGAGWSTVLLGMAVSVLLGLAAGLINGLVTTQGKIEAFIVTLGTLGIYRSLVTYLADGGTISLNRDVSAVYRPVFYDSLLGIPYPLWIFALVAVLGSVILSRTRFGRYCKAIGSNEEVARYSAINVSGVKTLTFVLQGLCVAIATIIYVPRLGSASGGTGVLWELEAIAAVIIGGTALKGGYGRIWGTVVGAIMLSTIGNILNLTDVISQYLNGAMQGVIIILAVLLQRSARSRGD; encoded by the coding sequence ATGCAAGCAACCAGCAGTTTTCGCAAAACCATGGCGCGCTTAGACATCGGCACCTACGGCCCCTTGCTGGCCCTCATCCTGCTCTTCATCATCGGCGGGCTCCTAAACCCGCTCTTTTTATCCAGCGCCAACATCCTAAATGTCCTCACCCGCAGCGCCTTTATCGGCATCATCGCGGTCGGCGCCACCTTCGTCATCATCGCCGGCGGCATCGACCTGTCGGTCGGCGCCATGGCCGCCTTTATCGCGGGCGCGATGATCCTGGTGATGAACGTCGCCGTGGAAACGCTGGGCGCGGGCTGGAGCACGGTCCTGCTGGGCATGGCGGTGTCGGTCCTCTTGGGCCTCGCGGCTGGCCTCATCAACGGCCTGGTCACCACCCAGGGCAAGATCGAGGCCTTTATCGTCACCCTGGGCACCCTGGGCATCTACCGCTCCTTGGTCACCTACCTGGCCGACGGCGGCACCATCTCGCTCAACCGTGACGTCAGCGCCGTCTACCGGCCCGTCTTTTACGATTCGTTGCTGGGGATCCCCTACCCCCTCTGGATCTTTGCCCTCGTCGCCGTCCTCGGCTCCGTCATCTTGAGCAGGACCCGCTTTGGCCGCTACTGCAAGGCCATCGGCTCGAACGAGGAGGTGGCGCGCTACTCGGCCATCAACGTGAGCGGCGTCAAGACGCTCACCTTCGTCTTGCAGGGGCTGTGCGTGGCCATCGCCACCATCATCTACGTGCCGCGGCTCGGCTCGGCCTCGGGCGGCACCGGGGTCTTGTGGGAGCTCGAGGCCATCGCCGCGGTGATCATCGGCGGCACCGCCTTAAAGGGTGGCTACGGCCGCATCTGGGGCACCGTGGTCGGCGCCATCATGCTCTCGACCATCGGCAATATTTTGAACCTGACCGACGTGATCAGCCAGTATTTGAACGGCGCCATGCAGGGCGTCATCATCATTCTGGCCGTGCTCCTGCAACGAAGCGCGCGCTCACGTGGAGACTAG
- a CDS encoding ABC transporter substrate-binding protein: MKKGIFALALALASLFSLGLAQEEQVTIGVSIPAATHGWTGGVNYHAQQAQQRLQEAYPNLNIVLVTAGSAAQQANDLEDLVAVHNIDALVILPFESDPLTEPVANLKAQGIFITVVDRGLADPTIQDVYVAGNNPEFGRVAAAYMVEALGGEGDIVVLRGIPTVIDNERVDAFMEVVEPTNVNVLGMEYANWNRDDGFTVMQDFLTRFPNIDAVWAQDDDIALGVIEAVRQAGREGEMFIVGGAGMREMIERVMEGDALVPVNVLYPPAMIATAMEVTALNYVSGAPILGEYILGSPLITQENAAQYYFPDSPF, translated from the coding sequence ATGAAAAAAGGCATTTTCGCGCTCGCGCTCGCTCTAGCCAGCCTCTTCAGCCTGGGCTTAGCCCAAGAGGAGCAGGTCACCATCGGCGTGTCGATTCCGGCGGCCACCCACGGCTGGACGGGCGGCGTCAACTACCACGCCCAGCAGGCCCAGCAGCGCCTGCAAGAGGCTTATCCCAACCTCAACATCGTTCTCGTCACCGCCGGCAGCGCCGCTCAGCAGGCCAACGATTTGGAAGACCTGGTCGCCGTGCACAACATCGACGCGCTGGTCATCTTGCCCTTCGAGTCCGACCCGCTCACCGAGCCCGTCGCCAACTTGAAGGCGCAGGGCATCTTCATCACGGTGGTCGACCGCGGCCTCGCCGACCCCACCATCCAAGACGTCTATGTGGCCGGCAACAACCCCGAATTCGGCCGCGTCGCCGCCGCCTACATGGTCGAGGCCCTGGGCGGCGAGGGCGACATCGTGGTCTTGCGCGGCATCCCCACCGTCATCGACAACGAGCGCGTCGACGCCTTTATGGAGGTGGTCGAGCCCACCAACGTCAACGTCTTGGGCATGGAGTACGCCAACTGGAACCGCGACGACGGCTTTACCGTCATGCAGGACTTCCTGACCCGCTTTCCCAACATCGACGCCGTCTGGGCCCAGGACGACGACATCGCCTTGGGCGTCATCGAGGCCGTCCGCCAGGCGGGCCGCGAGGGCGAGATGTTCATCGTCGGCGGCGCGGGCATGAGGGAGATGATCGAGCGGGTGATGGAGGGCGACGCGCTCGTCCCGGTCAATGTGCTCTACCCCCCCGCCATGATCGCCACCGCCATGGAAGTCACCGCCCTCAACTACGTGAGCGGCGCGCCGATCCTGGGCGAATACATCCTCGGTTCGCCGCTGATCACCCAGGAGAACGCCGCGCAGTACTACTTCCCGGATTCGCCCTTCTAA
- a CDS encoding Uma2 family endonuclease produces MALSRLITAVSPGEYLEAEKDAEVRHEYVCGEVYAMAGGSVAHNVITGNVARLLGNAAAPTDCRVYASDMKVRVEEGLFYYPDVMVVCAPPADDYYETEPCVIVEVVSQSTSRKDRMEKRFAYLALGSLRLYLLVDSRQRAVTGFGRTPSGWEERVYGESEAVLIPCPELALTFSDIYHKVPR; encoded by the coding sequence ATGGCTCTTTCACGACTCATCACGGCGGTAAGCCCAGGGGAGTATCTCGAGGCCGAAAAGGACGCGGAAGTGCGCCACGAGTACGTTTGTGGCGAAGTCTACGCCATGGCGGGAGGCAGTGTGGCGCATAACGTCATCACCGGCAACGTCGCGCGCCTCCTGGGCAATGCCGCGGCGCCGACCGACTGCCGCGTGTACGCCAGCGACATGAAGGTTCGGGTCGAAGAGGGGCTCTTCTACTACCCGGACGTGATGGTGGTGTGCGCGCCGCCGGCCGATGACTATTACGAAACCGAACCCTGCGTGATTGTTGAGGTGGTGAGTCAATCCACCTCGCGAAAGGACCGCATGGAAAAGCGCTTCGCCTACCTCGCCCTCGGCAGCCTGCGCCTCTACCTGCTCGTAGACAGCCGGCAGCGTGCGGTGACGGGGTTCGGCCGCACGCCCAGCGGTTGGGAAGAGCGCGTGTACGGCGAAAGCGAGGCGGTGCTCATCCCCTGTCCGGAGCTCGCCTTGACCTTCTCGGACATCTATCACAAGGTCCCTCGCTGA